A window of the Paenibacillus woosongensis genome harbors these coding sequences:
- a CDS encoding carbohydrate ABC transporter permease translates to MKKKSGLFQLFAYTFLSLFAIMNIVPLFWMVVNSLKKEQEYAANPFSFPTSLQFSNYMQAWKVANMDVYFFNSILVTFVSLIVTVLLGALAAYFLSRFKFKLRGLTYSLFLLGMLVPIHATLIPIFLIMQKLHLIDTYLSLILPYTAFHLSLTVFILEGFMRGFPKDMEESGVMDGAGIYRIFWSIILPITRPALATVVILNFIYNWNEYLFALVLITSSEFKTLPLGLANFVGIETASLTLQMAALTIALIPIIIFYLLLQKQLVNGMTAGAVKG, encoded by the coding sequence GAAGAAGTCTGGGCTGTTCCAGTTATTCGCATACACATTTCTGAGCCTGTTCGCTATTATGAATATAGTTCCTCTTTTTTGGATGGTGGTTAACTCCTTGAAGAAAGAACAGGAGTACGCGGCAAATCCGTTTTCGTTCCCGACGAGCCTGCAATTTTCGAATTACATGCAGGCGTGGAAGGTTGCCAACATGGATGTGTATTTTTTCAACAGTATTCTCGTTACTTTTGTCTCCTTGATTGTGACTGTATTATTGGGGGCATTGGCTGCTTATTTTCTATCCCGGTTCAAATTCAAGCTTCGCGGGCTGACTTACAGCTTATTTCTGCTGGGGATGCTCGTCCCGATTCATGCCACATTGATTCCGATTTTTCTGATTATGCAGAAGCTGCATTTAATTGATACCTATTTGTCGCTGATTTTGCCGTATACGGCATTTCATTTGTCCTTGACCGTTTTCATTCTGGAAGGCTTCATGAGAGGATTTCCTAAAGATATGGAAGAATCCGGCGTGATGGACGGGGCGGGGATATACCGCATATTCTGGTCAATTATTTTGCCGATTACGAGGCCCGCACTGGCCACGGTCGTTATTCTGAATTTTATCTACAATTGGAACGAATATTTATTTGCACTCGTGTTGATCACATCATCCGAGTTTAAGACGCTGCCGCTCGGACTCGCCAATTTTGTCGGCATCGAAACGGCAAGTTTGACTTTGCAGATGGCCGCGCTGACGATCGCCCTGATTCCGATTATTATTTTCTACCTGCTGCTGCAGAAGCAACTGGTTAACGGAATGACGGCGGGAGCTGTGAAGGGCTAA
- a CDS encoding sensor histidine kinase: protein MGTTMGRLLGSFGLKRKALVIFLLFVILPTFGVGVVVQYKFNEILREQFINSTKRNLDNVTNQLGEQTKMVEDMANYLILSPDMRMFLRTSPPLSSEQRADLKRNIEGFLTFQLMSRSYIRSIEISGFNGSFIEMGEPFSGDETKWERQADDRKGGIVWTEGYNLNSDWYGDVRIMSMFRILNSYSQITKPVGRLTIRMDEASIVHLLEKGIFKDGAGTVFIVGDKGQLILGSKLPLADDFIPGKDLLDKLATSKGGFVTYLVQGERYLALYQGIENTGWKVIAMIPETTVAEEFLGVKVIMVVILTAILLLGLTALIGFHYTIILPILRLKKETNRVMHGDFNARVPVNSRDEISELNRKFNEMVFTIKQLIDHKYKLELRERESELKLMQNQMDPHFLYNTLDMIRWTARLENAAKSSQLIEMLSKFFRASVNNGSYQTTLRKELEFAQSYLYLQQRRLGNKLKYSLYAEADIGDAVTLKATIQPLVENFIKHGFDRNKKFAEIKVRCYKAGDEIWVDVIDNGKGMAPVREDEVRSSLQNGGKSGSREGAMNNIHERLSIFFGRDYGLEIINNSAEGMRVRLRFPCTTADKHGGEQHER, encoded by the coding sequence ATGGGGACAACCATGGGAAGGCTCCTGGGCAGCTTTGGCTTAAAGCGAAAAGCGCTTGTCATTTTTCTGCTCTTTGTCATTCTGCCTACCTTTGGCGTTGGTGTGGTTGTGCAGTATAAGTTTAATGAGATATTAAGAGAACAATTTATCAATTCTACGAAACGCAATTTGGATAACGTCACTAATCAGCTTGGCGAGCAGACCAAAATGGTTGAGGATATGGCCAACTATCTTATTCTTAGCCCAGATATGCGTATGTTCCTGCGTACCTCTCCACCGCTCAGCAGCGAACAGAGAGCGGATCTCAAGCGAAACATCGAAGGTTTTCTGACGTTTCAGCTGATGTCGAGAAGCTATATCCGTTCAATTGAAATATCCGGGTTCAACGGCAGTTTCATCGAGATGGGTGAACCGTTCAGCGGAGATGAGACGAAATGGGAGCGGCAGGCGGATGACCGCAAGGGAGGCATCGTTTGGACGGAAGGCTATAATCTGAACAGCGACTGGTATGGCGATGTCCGAATTATGTCCATGTTCCGCATTCTGAATTCCTATAGCCAAATCACAAAGCCGGTTGGCAGGCTAACGATCCGGATGGATGAGGCGAGCATTGTTCATCTGCTGGAAAAAGGGATATTCAAGGATGGGGCGGGCACGGTATTTATTGTTGGGGACAAGGGCCAGCTAATTCTCGGCTCCAAGCTTCCCCTGGCGGATGATTTCATTCCAGGTAAGGACTTGCTGGACAAGCTGGCTACCAGCAAGGGAGGATTTGTGACTTATCTTGTTCAGGGCGAGCGCTACCTGGCGTTGTACCAAGGAATCGAGAACACGGGCTGGAAAGTGATTGCCATGATTCCGGAGACCACCGTGGCAGAGGAGTTCCTGGGCGTGAAAGTGATTATGGTGGTTATCCTGACAGCTATTCTGCTGCTCGGGCTGACGGCGCTCATTGGATTTCATTATACGATTATCTTGCCGATCCTTCGCTTGAAGAAGGAAACGAATCGCGTAATGCATGGGGATTTCAATGCCCGTGTACCCGTGAATTCCCGCGATGAAATCTCTGAGCTGAACCGCAAGTTTAACGAAATGGTCTTTACGATCAAGCAGTTGATCGATCATAAATACAAGCTGGAGCTCCGGGAACGGGAATCCGAGCTGAAGCTGATGCAAAATCAGATGGATCCTCATTTTCTATATAACACCTTGGATATGATCCGCTGGACAGCGCGGCTGGAGAATGCTGCTAAATCCAGTCAGCTGATTGAGATGCTGTCGAAGTTTTTCCGCGCCAGCGTGAATAATGGCAGCTATCAGACTACGCTGCGCAAGGAGCTGGAATTTGCTCAATCGTATTTGTATTTGCAGCAGCGCCGCCTCGGAAACAAGCTGAAGTATTCATTATATGCGGAGGCTGATATTGGGGACGCGGTAACACTCAAAGCTACGATACAGCCCTTGGTTGAAAATTTTATCAAGCATGGCTTCGACCGCAATAAAAAGTTTGCCGAAATTAAAGTAAGATGCTACAAGGCTGGGGACGAAATTTGGGTCGATGTGATCGATAACGGAAAAGGCATGGCGCCGGTAAGGGAAGATGAAGTGCGAAGCTCGCTGCAAAATGGGGGCAAATCCGGCAGCAGGGAGGGAGCCATGAATAACATCCATGAGAGATTATCGATATTTTTCGGACGGGACTATGGTTTGGAGATTATAAATAACTCGGCGGAAGGAATGCGGGTGCGGCTCAGATTCCCTTGCACAACAGCCGACAAGCATGGTGGTGAACAGCATGAGCGATAA
- a CDS encoding response regulator has translation MSDKMMPNNRRIRMLIVDDEPVICEGLRCTINWDELGVDVVGEAYDGQEALRLVQEHDVDFLLSDIRMEGMDGLQLAEQLMQRFPRVRIIIISGYEDFEYARQAIRLGVSDYLLKPVDIEELTTVVSKVVASIHKREQEGASEEAKLWLLDMFRHGSAYSKEAPASLHGVQFRIVVTQLDNFYEGYDTMPPVEYKKIQDRWLRMLHGCLQRSELQLVSVFYHENLLITLMLSNAKMDRRAWDELLAATILSLQKDIGLYGGASQPYDDLADTAVYCAEAAELLPYYVLEGVPFLLPEYRDRIGTNRQLPELDIAGHVQGIVAALFKQDWDEVKEQVASMFQFFREKRFLLRDIVKINEELFALLRQRLRKSGMTDLEYGHKGTPNLNVYNSYAGLEVLVLDEIQQLLLLIEKQGIDKSYWIIEKAKKYMNDHYQSDLKASEVASWLKITPSYFSYIFKQSTGKGFTEYMNEAKIDHAKQLLATTHDKVFEIADKVGYKEYKYFVSVFKSYTGMTPKEYRGLSASKDAGK, from the coding sequence ATGAGCGATAAGATGATGCCAAACAACAGACGGATCAGGATGCTAATTGTAGATGACGAGCCTGTCATTTGCGAAGGCCTTCGCTGCACGATCAATTGGGACGAACTTGGCGTTGATGTTGTAGGGGAAGCCTACGACGGGCAGGAAGCGCTGCGGCTGGTACAGGAGCATGATGTTGATTTTCTGCTCTCCGATATCCGAATGGAAGGCATGGACGGCCTGCAATTGGCCGAACAGCTGATGCAGCGGTTTCCGAGAGTTAGGATCATTATAATCAGCGGTTACGAGGATTTTGAATATGCTCGTCAGGCGATTCGGCTGGGTGTCAGCGATTATTTGCTTAAGCCGGTTGATATCGAAGAACTAACCACAGTCGTAAGCAAGGTTGTGGCCAGCATTCATAAGCGGGAACAGGAAGGAGCCTCCGAGGAAGCCAAGCTGTGGCTGCTCGATATGTTTCGTCATGGGAGCGCATACAGCAAAGAAGCACCGGCCTCGCTGCATGGGGTGCAGTTCCGTATTGTGGTGACGCAGCTGGATAATTTCTATGAAGGTTACGACACAATGCCGCCTGTTGAGTATAAAAAGATTCAGGATAGATGGCTGCGCATGCTTCATGGCTGTTTGCAGCGTTCTGAGCTGCAGCTGGTATCCGTTTTTTATCATGAGAACCTGCTGATCACGTTAATGCTGTCAAATGCGAAAATGGACCGGAGAGCTTGGGATGAGCTGCTGGCTGCCACCATCCTTTCCTTGCAAAAGGATATCGGCTTATATGGCGGTGCCTCGCAGCCCTATGATGATCTTGCCGATACTGCGGTTTATTGCGCCGAAGCAGCCGAGCTCCTGCCGTATTATGTTTTGGAAGGGGTTCCGTTCCTGCTTCCGGAGTATAGGGATAGGATCGGGACGAACCGGCAGCTGCCCGAGCTTGATATTGCAGGGCATGTGCAAGGAATAGTAGCCGCTTTGTTTAAGCAGGACTGGGATGAAGTGAAGGAGCAGGTCGCCTCGATGTTTCAATTTTTTCGGGAGAAACGCTTCCTGCTGCGGGACATCGTAAAAATTAATGAAGAGCTCTTTGCTTTGCTGCGCCAGCGGCTGCGCAAAAGCGGAATGACTGACTTAGAGTACGGGCATAAGGGTACCCCGAACTTGAACGTTTACAACTCTTACGCGGGGCTGGAGGTATTGGTCCTGGATGAGATTCAGCAGTTATTGCTGCTCATCGAAAAGCAGGGAATCGATAAGTCCTACTGGATTATCGAGAAGGCCAAGAAGTATATGAACGATCATTACCAATCGGATTTGAAGGCGTCCGAGGTGGCCTCCTGGCTAAAGATTACGCCTAGCTATTTCAGTTATATTTTCAAGCAGAGCACGGGCAAAGGCTTCACAGAATATATGAACGAGGCCAAAATCGATCACGCCAAACAGCTGCTGGCCACAACCCACGACAAGGTGTTCGAAATTGCGGACAAGGTAGGTTACAAGGAATATAAATATTTTGTATCTGTGTTCAAATCGTATACAGGTATGACACCTAAAGAATATCGCGGGTTAAGCGCCAGCAAGGATGCAGGAAAGTAA
- a CDS encoding glycoside hydrolase family 3 N-terminal domain-containing protein yields the protein MEKYKMSSVPVEERVQDLLSRMTLQEKVGQLNQRMYGWDAYVRNDEGIALTEAFKQEVAFGGGMGALYGLFRSDPWSGVNYENGITAAESVETANMVQRYVIENTRLGIPVLLSEECPHGHQALDGTLLPVNLAVGSTWNPVLMQQAYSHAAAEIRSRGAHIGLVSALDILQEPRWGRSEECFSEDPHLAARFTEAVVRGMQGETLDDMASPNKVAVVLKHLCAQGAAQGGRNAGPAVIGQRELREIHLPAARAGMAAGAAGFMAAYNEIDGIPCHANRELLTGILREEWKFDGIVMADGCAVDRLLALTGSHESAAALALSSGVDLSLWDTAFSTLESAVKQGLVSEALIDQAVSRVLLLKFRLGLFDRPYSEKMRAISVVGRPEFQQINLQVARESAVLLKNEGNLLPLGESGRLRRIAVIGPNADRLYNQLGDYTSVQRKGTGTTVLQGIRMCAPQGVEVVHVWGCGIRDTSTAGLDEAVEAAKGADVAILVLGGSSARQFGGEFDSNGAAIISEGSPSEMDCGEGVDLAELSLGGLQQQLAEAVAETGTPVVTVIIQGRPHALSSIAESSSALLCGWYPGTEGGRAIGEILFGHVNPSGRLPVSLPRSSAQLPVYYNQKDPGRPRTYVDMPSAALYPFGYGLSYTTFEYGQVVLSEHEISTAALEEGKRITATVSVKNTGELSGAETVQLYIRASESGITRRLAELKAFRKIEIPPGERRTVSFSLGIEELGFWNREMKFTAEPCQVAVQIGGSSKDTASVKLQVTG from the coding sequence ATGGAAAAGTACAAGATGTCCTCTGTTCCCGTAGAAGAGCGGGTACAGGACTTGCTGTCCAGGATGACGCTTCAGGAGAAGGTGGGACAGTTAAACCAGCGGATGTATGGATGGGATGCCTATGTCCGAAACGATGAAGGAATTGCACTTACCGAAGCCTTCAAGCAAGAGGTGGCCTTTGGCGGGGGCATGGGGGCGTTGTATGGATTATTCCGCAGCGATCCCTGGTCGGGAGTCAATTATGAAAACGGTATCACGGCAGCGGAAAGTGTGGAAACGGCGAACATGGTGCAGCGGTATGTTATAGAGAATACACGGCTGGGCATCCCTGTGTTGTTATCGGAGGAATGCCCGCATGGACACCAGGCGCTGGACGGTACGCTTCTGCCTGTTAACCTGGCTGTCGGCTCAACCTGGAATCCCGTGCTAATGCAGCAGGCTTATTCGCATGCAGCTGCGGAGATCAGAAGCCGGGGAGCCCATATCGGCCTTGTGTCGGCGCTGGATATTTTACAGGAGCCCCGCTGGGGACGATCTGAGGAATGCTTTAGCGAAGACCCTCATCTGGCAGCCCGTTTCACGGAAGCTGTCGTCCGCGGGATGCAGGGTGAGACGCTGGATGACATGGCTTCTCCAAATAAGGTTGCCGTTGTGCTCAAGCATTTATGTGCGCAGGGTGCGGCACAGGGAGGGCGGAATGCAGGGCCTGCTGTGATCGGGCAGCGCGAGCTGCGCGAAATTCATTTGCCGGCCGCGAGGGCTGGAATGGCTGCAGGGGCGGCGGGTTTCATGGCGGCGTATAACGAAATAGACGGCATTCCTTGCCACGCCAACCGGGAGCTGCTCACTGGCATTTTGCGAGAGGAATGGAAATTCGACGGGATCGTGATGGCGGACGGCTGTGCGGTCGACCGGCTGCTGGCGCTGACCGGAAGCCATGAATCAGCGGCCGCATTGGCCTTGTCCTCTGGCGTGGATTTGAGTCTTTGGGACACAGCGTTCTCCACATTGGAGAGCGCCGTGAAGCAGGGGCTTGTGTCGGAAGCGCTGATTGACCAGGCGGTAAGCCGCGTGCTGCTGCTCAAGTTCCGGCTCGGCCTGTTTGATCGGCCTTATAGCGAGAAGATGCGGGCGATTTCCGTTGTCGGCAGGCCGGAGTTTCAGCAAATAAATTTGCAGGTGGCGCGTGAATCGGCAGTGCTGCTGAAAAATGAAGGGAATTTGCTGCCCCTTGGCGAATCGGGCAGGCTGCGGCGGATTGCGGTAATCGGCCCCAATGCGGATCGTTTGTACAATCAATTGGGTGATTATACAAGCGTTCAGCGTAAAGGAACCGGGACAACGGTGCTGCAGGGCATTCGCATGTGCGCGCCGCAAGGCGTAGAGGTTGTGCACGTTTGGGGCTGCGGCATCCGCGATACATCAACGGCAGGCCTGGACGAAGCAGTGGAGGCCGCAAAAGGGGCTGATGTCGCTATTCTGGTGCTCGGCGGCAGCAGCGCACGGCAATTCGGAGGCGAATTCGACAGCAATGGAGCGGCGATCATCTCCGAGGGAAGTCCGTCTGAGATGGATTGCGGCGAAGGCGTAGATCTCGCGGAGCTTTCGCTTGGCGGATTGCAGCAGCAGCTCGCTGAGGCGGTCGCCGAAACAGGTACGCCCGTAGTGACGGTGATCATTCAAGGCCGGCCGCATGCGTTGTCCAGCATCGCTGAGAGCAGTAGTGCCTTGCTGTGCGGATGGTATCCCGGCACGGAGGGCGGTCGCGCGATCGGCGAAATTTTGTTTGGCCATGTAAATCCAAGCGGAAGGCTGCCGGTTTCGCTGCCGCGTTCATCTGCGCAGTTGCCCGTTTATTACAATCAGAAGGATCCAGGCCGGCCGCGTACTTATGTGGATATGCCTTCTGCTGCTCTGTATCCTTTCGGGTATGGACTAAGCTACACTACTTTCGAATACGGGCAGGTTGTCTTGTCAGAGCATGAAATTTCCACAGCCGCATTGGAAGAGGGAAAGCGGATTACGGCAACGGTATCGGTTAAAAATACAGGGGAGCTCAGCGGGGCGGAGACGGTTCAGCTATATATCCGGGCCAGCGAATCTGGGATTACCCGGCGGTTGGCCGAACTGAAAGCCTTTCGCAAAATCGAAATTCCTCCAGGGGAGCGGCGGACGGTTAGCTTCAGTTTAGGTATAGAGGAGCTGGGATTTTGGAACCGGGAGATGAAGTTCACTGCGGAGCCATGCCAGGTTGCCGTTCAAATCGGCGGCAGTTCCAAAGATACGGCTTCAGTGAAGTTGCAGGTGACGGGCTAA
- a CDS encoding right-handed parallel beta-helix repeat-containing protein, with translation MRSKGVARFLVLAGLLLLNLAFAGTASPILAESSAKDETFEQPVPSLQQLVDEAGPGDTVVLNEEKYTGPVVISKRLTIEGGKKAILYNSTSEAAIRIEAPEVIVRGVNILQENAGEETAAVAVHADQAVLEELRIKTAGFGIMLRDANHALLQSNEISWLRTENEADVKMGQKGNGIDLYNSHDNRIKKNTIAGMRDGIYLENSNRQKIENNRLYGSRYGIHCMYVKDTQIVNNRGEFNVTGAMIMGVRDAYVADNSFAKQSQNVNSQGILLFDVQNSVIERNLAEGNRVGLYIELSKDNQVIENAIVRNFIGIQFKQAEGNKIQANDFVANVIEAEATDSRDNELSGNYWDSATGLDMDNDGISDIPYKINPFYQELIAKTPAFQLFFQSPGMTFLSGMYSDHQERWTTDRAPQMKLASAMLPVQAEDIQAASDPVISDQTLILIIASMLLATAVITILYSGVSKS, from the coding sequence ATGAGGAGTAAAGGAGTTGCGCGATTTCTCGTCCTTGCGGGGCTGCTCCTGCTGAATCTAGCATTTGCCGGCACAGCTTCTCCTATATTGGCGGAGTCTTCGGCGAAGGATGAAACCTTCGAGCAGCCGGTGCCATCCCTGCAGCAACTGGTGGATGAAGCAGGGCCCGGAGATACCGTCGTGCTGAACGAAGAGAAATATACAGGCCCTGTCGTCATATCCAAGAGGCTGACTATCGAAGGCGGAAAGAAGGCGATCCTCTACAATAGCACTTCGGAGGCGGCGATTCGGATTGAGGCGCCCGAAGTTATCGTACGGGGAGTCAATATTCTGCAGGAGAACGCCGGCGAAGAAACTGCGGCCGTAGCAGTTCACGCCGATCAGGCTGTTCTTGAGGAGCTCAGAATCAAAACCGCCGGCTTCGGCATCATGCTCCGTGATGCGAACCATGCTCTGCTTCAAAGCAACGAAATCTCCTGGCTGCGCACAGAGAACGAAGCCGATGTGAAAATGGGCCAGAAGGGAAACGGCATCGATCTGTACAATTCGCATGACAACCGGATCAAGAAGAATACGATTGCCGGTATGAGGGACGGTATCTACCTGGAGAACAGCAATAGGCAGAAAATCGAAAACAATCGGCTGTACGGCTCGCGTTACGGCATCCATTGCATGTATGTGAAGGATACGCAGATAGTTAACAACCGGGGGGAATTCAACGTAACGGGCGCTATGATCATGGGCGTTAGAGACGCCTACGTAGCGGATAATTCCTTCGCGAAGCAAAGCCAGAACGTGAATTCGCAAGGCATTTTATTGTTCGATGTGCAAAATTCGGTCATTGAGCGAAATCTCGCCGAAGGCAACCGGGTCGGATTATATATCGAATTGTCCAAGGATAATCAAGTGATCGAAAATGCGATCGTTCGAAACTTCATCGGGATTCAATTCAAACAGGCCGAGGGCAACAAAATACAGGCCAACGATTTCGTGGCCAATGTCATCGAAGCGGAAGCGACCGACAGCAGAGACAATGAACTGTCAGGAAATTATTGGGATTCGGCGACTGGCCTGGATATGGATAATGACGGTATTAGTGATATCCCGTACAAAATCAATCCTTTCTATCAAGAGTTGATCGCAAAGACGCCCGCTTTTCAGCTGTTCTTCCAATCGCCGGGCATGACGTTTCTGAGCGGCATGTACAGCGATCACCAGGAACGCTGGACGACGGACCGAGCGCCACAAATGAAGCTGGCATCGGCTATGCTGCCGGTGCAAGCGGAAGATATTCAGGCTGCTTCGGATCCGGTCATTTCCGATCAAACATTAATTTTGATTATCGCTTCGATGCTGCTGGCAACAGCGGTTATAACCATACTATATTCGGGGGTATCCAAATCATGA
- a CDS encoding nitrous oxide reductase accessory protein NosL, producing the protein MKKWSLAIVIMLAFTFLVGCGQNKYAAQAINEDVDVCAVCNMQVKDDAFATQIVTKDGKSLKFDDLGCMNTWKQENGTDNIGMDYVRDYNDKEWVEFSKATYVYDASIRTPMAYGIVSFKDKSAAEAFIKEQGVGQILTANELANHTWQQSQDMMHHDHGEAHGHDESHSDEHTDDHSVEHGQEHSDSHDDSSHP; encoded by the coding sequence ATGAAAAAATGGTCATTAGCCATAGTAATTATGCTTGCATTTACTTTTCTTGTCGGTTGCGGCCAAAACAAATATGCCGCGCAGGCAATCAATGAAGATGTCGATGTGTGCGCAGTGTGCAATATGCAGGTAAAAGACGACGCCTTTGCCACGCAAATCGTAACGAAGGACGGCAAAAGCTTGAAATTCGACGATCTGGGCTGCATGAATACTTGGAAGCAGGAGAACGGTACGGACAATATCGGCATGGACTATGTCCGCGACTATAACGACAAGGAATGGGTCGAGTTCAGCAAAGCGACCTATGTGTATGATGCTTCGATCCGCACGCCAATGGCCTATGGAATCGTCAGCTTCAAGGATAAATCCGCTGCGGAAGCCTTTATCAAAGAGCAAGGCGTGGGACAAATTCTGACCGCTAATGAGCTGGCAAACCATACATGGCAGCAGAGTCAAGATATGATGCATCATGATCACGGCGAGGCACACGGGCATGATGAAAGCCATAGCGACGAGCATACGGACGACCATAGCGTTGAGCATGGACAAGAGCACAGCGACAGCCATGACGACAGCAGTCATCCATAG
- a CDS encoding ABC transporter permease yields the protein MTDMLQVAKREIKIGLRNPWAYSFLILFSVFSVSLLLVNSQNAITGYSAITGSMLSLILYLLPLMTLFLGSFSLTGEKEEGSWQLLSTYPLGTMPFIIGKYVGLSVVLLTIVSFGYGLMGIISVAAGKAFELTTYLLFLAFSCGLVLLFLAVALLIGSLSKNRWQALTFSVMIWFFTVIGWTTILIAVLGLLPYLWIKPVLIALTFLNPAELVRLFVVIKLGGGSVLGPEYYEWVTWIHQPGGSLLFLTVCLAWIGIFIAAVYWIWERGRSRG from the coding sequence ATGACCGATATGCTTCAAGTGGCAAAAAGAGAAATCAAAATCGGGCTCCGCAATCCGTGGGCCTATTCTTTTCTCATTTTATTTTCCGTATTCAGCGTAAGCCTGCTGCTCGTCAATTCCCAGAACGCCATTACCGGCTATTCTGCAATCACCGGCTCGATGCTCAGCCTGATACTGTATTTGCTGCCGCTGATGACGCTGTTTCTCGGCTCGTTCTCCCTGACGGGGGAGAAGGAGGAGGGGAGCTGGCAGCTGCTGTCGACGTATCCGCTTGGCACCATGCCTTTCATTATTGGCAAATATGTAGGGTTGTCCGTCGTTCTGCTGACGATCGTCTCATTCGGCTATGGCTTGATGGGCATTATTTCGGTAGCAGCGGGCAAAGCTTTTGAGTTGACGACTTACTTGCTGTTTCTAGCGTTCTCCTGCGGTTTGGTGCTGCTCTTCTTAGCGGTTGCCTTATTGATCGGTTCCCTGTCCAAAAATCGCTGGCAGGCGTTGACGTTCTCCGTCATGATCTGGTTTTTTACCGTGATCGGCTGGACGACGATATTGATTGCTGTGCTGGGGCTGCTGCCTTATCTCTGGATCAAGCCTGTTCTCATCGCGTTAACGTTTCTTAACCCGGCGGAGCTGGTGCGCCTGTTTGTCGTCATCAAGCTGGGCGGGGGTTCTGTGCTCGGCCCGGAGTATTACGAGTGGGTAACCTGGATTCATCAGCCCGGCGGCAGCCTCCTGTTTTTAACAGTATGCCTGGCATGGATCGGCATCTTCATAGCGGCAGTATATTGGATTTGGGAAAGGGGGCGATCTCGTGGCTGA
- a CDS encoding ABC transporter ATP-binding protein has protein sequence MAEPFVQVVGVDKIIKKQKLVENINLRIEAGSIVGLCGGNGAGKSTVLRMIAGIMQPTAGEITVNQHQWKKDRKQFSQQIGYMPDDFQFSPGLTAAEALSFWAALRKVPASRVDEVLEIVGLQDKRGKQLHTFSKGMRQRVLFAQAMLGKPPLLIMDEPTNGLDPYWMNEFVRLLQMIRSEGHTVLFSTHQLEIAEEVADYVVFLNSGRNYGEGTVEHFREQYGAYPLHAAFQQSLGIHSTAGDSK, from the coding sequence GTGGCTGAACCGTTCGTACAGGTCGTTGGCGTAGACAAAATCATCAAAAAGCAAAAGCTCGTGGAGAATATCAACCTGCGCATCGAGGCGGGCAGCATCGTTGGCCTGTGCGGCGGAAACGGCGCGGGCAAAAGCACGGTTCTGCGAATGATTGCCGGCATTATGCAGCCGACGGCTGGTGAAATTACCGTAAATCAGCATCAGTGGAAAAAGGACAGGAAGCAATTTTCGCAGCAGATCGGCTATATGCCGGATGATTTTCAGTTTTCGCCCGGCCTGACGGCAGCGGAGGCGCTGTCCTTCTGGGCCGCCCTTCGTAAAGTTCCAGCGAGCCGGGTTGATGAAGTGCTGGAGATCGTGGGCCTGCAGGACAAGCGCGGCAAGCAGTTGCATACCTTCTCCAAAGGCATGCGGCAGCGCGTCCTGTTCGCCCAGGCGATGCTGGGCAAGCCGCCGCTGCTCATTATGGATGAGCCGACGAACGGGCTTGATCCGTACTGGATGAATGAATTCGTCCGGTTGTTGCAAATGATCCGAAGTGAAGGCCATACCGTGCTGTTTTCCACGCACCAGCTGGAAATTGCTGAGGAGGTTGCGGATTATGTGGTTTTCTTGAACAGCGGCCGAAATTACGGGGAGGGTACGGTGGAGCATTTCCGCGAGCAATACGGCGCTTACCCGCTGCACGCAGCGTTTCAACAGAGCTTGGGAATTCATTCTACAGCAGGTGATTCGAAATGA
- a CDS encoding redoxin domain-containing protein has product MSQTVSKGWRLSSVITLLLGLFAIGAIVWIIVSPDKDEARPQKSRLAIGEEAPDFEVTNTHGNKVALSDYKGKVVVLNFWASWCEPCVKEMPLINEVYQSNRSDVAALFVNAGESKGTVNEFLTAHQFEFPVMIDVTGKVSGLYGIVGLPVTFIMDKNGNLHQSIVGEITSREQLQAYIQSAAAAGD; this is encoded by the coding sequence ATGAGCCAAACAGTAAGCAAAGGATGGCGTTTAAGCTCCGTAATTACCCTATTGTTGGGTTTGTTTGCGATAGGAGCGATCGTGTGGATCATTGTATCGCCCGATAAGGACGAGGCTAGACCGCAGAAGTCAAGGCTGGCCATCGGGGAAGAAGCTCCGGACTTTGAAGTGACGAATACCCATGGGAACAAGGTGGCACTGTCCGACTATAAAGGCAAAGTGGTGGTGCTCAACTTCTGGGCTTCCTGGTGCGAGCCCTGCGTGAAGGAGATGCCGCTGATCAATGAAGTATATCAATCAAATCGCTCGGATGTGGCTGCCTTATTCGTGAATGCGGGCGAATCGAAAGGCACGGTCAATGAATTTTTGACTGCGCATCAGTTTGAGTTTCCGGTCATGATCGACGTTACCGGCAAAGTGTCGGGACTGTACGGAATCGTCGGCCTGCCGGTTACTTTCATTATGGATAAGAACGGGAATCTTCACCAATCCATCGTTGGCGAAATTACAAGCCGCGAACAGCTTCAGGCCTATATTCAGTCCGCAGCTGCAGCAGGTGATTAA